The Deinococcus ruber genomic sequence ACGTGGATCACGGCAAGACCACGCTGACGGCAGCCATCACCTTCACGGCCGCCAGCGCAGATCCCAGCATCGAGACCCAGCGCTACGACCAGATCGACAAGGCCCCCGAAGAAAAGGCCCGTGGCATCACCATCAACACCGCCCACGTCGAGTACAACACCGCTGCCCGTCACTACAGCCACGTCGACTGCCCCGGCCACGCTGACTACGTTAAGAACATGATCACCGGTGCGGCCCAGATGGACGGCGCCATCCTGGTGGTCAGCAGCGCCGACGGCCCCATGCCCCAGACCCGCGAGCACATCCTGCTGGCCCGTCAGGTCGGTGTGCCGTACATCGTGGTGTTCATGAACAAGGTCGACATGGTCGACGACGAAGAGCTGCTGGAACTGGTCGAGATGGAAGTGCGCGAGCTGCTGTCGCGCTACGAGTTCCCCGGCGACGACATCCCCGTGGTCAAGGGCAGCGCCTTGCAGGCGCTGGAAGCCCTGGTCGCCGATCCCAAGATGGCGCGCGGCACCAACAAGTGGGTCGACAACATCTGGGAACTGCTGGACGCGGTCGACAGCTACATCCCCACCCCCGAGCGCGACACCGACAAGGCCTTCCTGATGCCCGTCGAAGACGTGTTCACCATCACCGGCCGCGGCACCGTCGCCACCGGTCGTGTG encodes the following:
- the tuf gene encoding elongation factor Tu, which produces MDHGKTTLTAAITFTAASADPSIETQRYDQIDKAPEEKARGITINTAHVEYNTAARHYSHVDCPGHADYVKNMITGAAQMDGAILVVSSADGPMPQTREHILLARQVGVPYIVVFMNKVDMVDDEELLELVEMEVRELLSRYEFPGDDIPVVKGSALQALEALVADPKMARGTNKWVDNIWELLDAVDSYIPTPERDTDKAFLMPVEDVFTITGRGTVATGRVERGIVKVQDEVEIVGLRDTRKTTVTGIEMHRKLLDQGMAGDNVGVLLRGVARDDVERGQVLAKPGSIKPHTKFEASVYILSKEEGGRHSAFFGGYRPQFYFRTTDVTGVVELPEGVEMVMPGDNITFTVELIKPIAMEEGLRF